The following are from one region of the Microbacterium sp. BK668 genome:
- a CDS encoding DUF885 domain-containing protein: MTDAPRTPTSIDKIADEWVDTLAELDPSLATYIGRSEYNDRYADFSPEGTARLIDEARSTLSALEAATPVDAVDEVTKEDVSREIRLAIELHEARWNLRDLNVIASPAQEIRSVFDLMPTDTVDDWTVVATRIKALPDAIDGYITTLREGIGQGVVPARRQVSEVVTQIARYTEDSGFFATFAGDAAPKEGQLPASLARDLADNANAARVAYDELAQFLAKELAPVAGERDAVGRELYGLMSRRFLGATIDLDETYEWGVEELARMVAEQESIANEIRPGASVEEAVALLEQDSSRKLHGTEALQRWMQETSDRAVEELGRTHFDIPEPIRRLECMIAPTKEGGIYYTGPTDDFSRPGRMWWSVPEGVEDFDTWRELTTVYHEGVPGHHLQIAQAVYNRAELNSYRRLLGGTSGHAEGWALYAERLMEQLGYLSDPADRLGMLDGQRMRAARVVLDIGVHLSKQRPDGKGEWDADYALEFMRHNVNMSDEFIRFEVNRYLGWPGQAPSYKVGQRIWEQLRDEVAEREGDDFSIKAFHKRALAIGGVGLDTLRTALVG, translated from the coding sequence ATGACTGATGCACCCCGCACCCCCACGTCGATCGACAAGATCGCCGACGAGTGGGTCGACACCCTCGCCGAGCTCGATCCGTCGCTTGCGACCTACATCGGGCGGTCCGAGTACAACGACCGTTACGCCGACTTCTCGCCGGAGGGAACGGCGCGTCTCATCGACGAGGCCCGGTCGACGCTCTCGGCGCTGGAGGCCGCGACCCCCGTCGACGCCGTCGACGAGGTGACGAAGGAGGACGTGTCGCGCGAGATCCGGCTGGCGATCGAGCTGCACGAGGCGAGGTGGAACCTCCGGGACCTCAACGTCATCGCTTCGCCCGCGCAGGAGATCCGTAGCGTCTTCGACCTCATGCCGACCGACACGGTCGACGACTGGACCGTCGTGGCGACGCGCATCAAGGCGCTTCCCGACGCCATCGACGGCTACATCACGACGTTGCGCGAGGGCATCGGCCAGGGAGTCGTGCCCGCGCGCCGTCAGGTGAGCGAAGTGGTCACGCAGATCGCGCGGTACACGGAGGACTCCGGATTCTTCGCGACCTTCGCGGGCGACGCCGCGCCCAAGGAGGGCCAGCTCCCCGCCTCGCTCGCGCGGGACCTCGCGGACAACGCCAACGCCGCCCGAGTGGCCTACGACGAGCTCGCCCAGTTCCTCGCGAAGGAGCTGGCCCCCGTCGCCGGTGAGAGGGACGCCGTCGGCCGCGAGCTGTACGGCCTCATGTCGCGCCGCTTCCTCGGCGCGACGATCGACCTCGACGAGACATATGAGTGGGGCGTCGAAGAGCTCGCACGGATGGTCGCCGAGCAGGAGTCGATCGCGAACGAGATCCGGCCGGGCGCGAGCGTCGAGGAGGCCGTCGCACTCCTCGAGCAGGACTCCTCGCGAAAGCTCCACGGCACCGAGGCCCTGCAGCGCTGGATGCAGGAGACGAGTGACCGCGCGGTCGAGGAGCTCGGCCGGACGCACTTCGACATCCCGGAGCCGATCCGGCGGCTCGAGTGCATGATCGCGCCGACGAAGGAGGGCGGGATCTACTACACCGGCCCGACGGATGACTTCTCGAGGCCCGGCCGCATGTGGTGGTCGGTGCCGGAGGGGGTCGAGGACTTCGACACGTGGCGCGAGCTGACCACGGTCTATCACGAGGGCGTGCCCGGGCATCACCTGCAGATCGCGCAGGCGGTCTACAACCGCGCGGAGCTCAATTCCTACCGCCGCCTCCTCGGCGGCACATCGGGCCATGCCGAGGGCTGGGCGCTGTACGCCGAGCGCCTCATGGAGCAGCTCGGTTACCTGTCCGACCCCGCCGACCGGCTCGGCATGCTCGACGGTCAGCGCATGCGTGCCGCCCGCGTTGTGCTCGACATCGGCGTCCACCTGTCGAAGCAGCGTCCCGACGGCAAGGGGGAGTGGGATGCCGACTACGCGCTGGAGTTCATGCGGCACAACGTGAACATGTCCGACGAGTTCATCCGGTTCGAGGTGAACCGCTATCTCGGCTGGCCCGGGCAGGCCCCGTCCTACAAGGTGGGGCAGCGCATCTGGGAGCAGCTGCGCGACGAGGTCGCCGAGCGCGAGGGAGACGACTTCTCCATCAAGGCGTTCCACAAGCGCGCGCTCGCCATCGGAGGGGTGGGCCTCGACACGCTGCGCACGGCTCTCGTGGGCTGA
- a CDS encoding phosphoribosyltransferase family protein: protein MAIFADRAEAGRELADELADWRGADAAVLGIPRGGVVVAAEVARALGLPLGVAVVRKLGAPSHEEFAVGAIADGVRIVDPAAVRQGGVTAAQLASVEERERAELERRTRAFGPDAIDVAGRTVIIVDDGVATGSTALAACRAQRARKAGRVILAVPVAPAGWRPEASVVDAYVCPHRIADFWAVGQFYEDFSQTEDEEVARLLARDLP from the coding sequence GTGGCCATCTTCGCGGATCGCGCCGAGGCGGGCCGGGAGCTCGCGGACGAGCTCGCGGACTGGCGGGGCGCGGATGCCGCGGTCCTCGGCATCCCTCGCGGCGGCGTCGTCGTGGCGGCCGAAGTGGCGCGGGCCCTCGGCCTTCCCCTCGGGGTGGCGGTCGTCCGCAAGCTCGGCGCCCCCTCGCACGAGGAGTTCGCCGTCGGGGCGATCGCGGACGGCGTGCGCATCGTCGATCCGGCGGCCGTCCGACAGGGCGGCGTGACAGCCGCCCAGCTCGCCTCCGTCGAGGAGCGCGAACGCGCTGAGCTGGAGCGACGGACGCGGGCGTTCGGGCCGGATGCGATCGACGTCGCGGGGCGGACGGTGATCATCGTGGACGACGGCGTGGCCACGGGGTCGACCGCGCTCGCGGCGTGCCGCGCCCAGCGCGCGCGCAAGGCGGGCCGGGTCATTCTCGCCGTGCCGGTCGCACCGGCGGGATGGCGGCCCGAGGCATCCGTCGTGGACGCGTACGTGTGCCCGCATCGGATCGCCGACTTCTGGGCCGTCGGCCAGTTCTACGAAGACTTCTCGCAGACGGAGGACGAGGAGGTCGCGCGCCTGCTGGCGCGCGACCTCCCCTGA
- a CDS encoding LLM class flavin-dependent oxidoreductase — MPHTEPSQLLLGLDTFGDVTRDESGALLSDAETIRNVVDQAVLADEVGLSFFGVGEHHRREFAVSSPEIVLAAIAGRTTDIHLGTAVTVLSSDDPVRVYERFATLDAVSRGRAEVILGRGSFIESFPLFGYDLRDYEVLFEEKLDLFSQLLAEKPVTWSGSTRASLDGADVFPKTEGGLKAWVGVGGTPESVVRTARYGYGLMLAIIGGPAGRFRPFVDLYHRSLASFGHERLPVGVHSPGHVAETDQQAWDEAYEGFEAMNNSIGRERGWPTYNRLRFQHDVGPEGALYVGSPETVARKIVDTVRTLDVQRFDMKFSTGTLSHGKLLRSIELFGTKVAPLVRDMLA; from the coding sequence ATGCCGCACACCGAACCCTCGCAGCTCCTGCTCGGCCTCGACACGTTCGGGGATGTGACCCGCGATGAGTCGGGCGCGCTCCTCAGCGACGCCGAGACCATCCGGAATGTCGTCGACCAGGCCGTCCTCGCCGACGAGGTGGGCCTTTCGTTCTTCGGCGTGGGGGAGCACCACAGGCGTGAGTTCGCCGTCTCCAGCCCCGAGATCGTGCTCGCCGCGATCGCGGGCCGCACGACGGACATCCATCTCGGCACGGCCGTCACCGTGCTCTCCAGCGACGACCCGGTACGGGTGTACGAGCGGTTCGCCACCCTCGACGCGGTCTCGAGAGGGCGCGCGGAGGTCATCCTCGGCCGAGGCTCGTTCATCGAGTCGTTCCCGCTGTTCGGGTACGACCTCCGCGACTATGAAGTGCTCTTCGAGGAGAAGCTCGACCTCTTCTCGCAGCTCCTCGCCGAGAAGCCGGTGACCTGGAGCGGCTCGACGCGCGCGTCGCTCGACGGCGCCGACGTCTTCCCGAAGACCGAGGGCGGGCTGAAGGCCTGGGTGGGAGTGGGCGGCACCCCCGAGTCGGTGGTCCGAACTGCGCGCTACGGCTACGGCCTCATGCTCGCGATCATCGGAGGACCGGCGGGACGCTTCCGCCCGTTCGTGGACCTCTATCACCGCTCCCTCGCTTCGTTCGGCCACGAGCGGCTTCCGGTGGGCGTCCACTCGCCGGGGCACGTGGCCGAGACCGATCAGCAGGCCTGGGACGAGGCCTACGAGGGTTTCGAGGCAATGAACAACTCCATCGGTCGCGAGCGCGGCTGGCCGACCTACAACCGCCTGCGCTTCCAGCATGACGTCGGGCCCGAGGGCGCGCTGTACGTCGGGTCGCCCGAGACCGTGGCCCGCAAGATCGTCGACACGGTCCGCACCCTCGACGTGCAGCGCTTCGACATGAAGTTCTCGACGGGTACGCTCTCGCACGGCAAGCTCCTGCGGTCGATCGAGCTCTTCGGAACGAAGGTCGCGCCGCTGGTGCGCGACATGCTGGCGTGA
- a CDS encoding MFS transporter, with the protein MTDATTATISERLDRLPFTRGHLRVVTGSGIGWALDAMDVGLISFIIAALAQQWALQPSETAWIASVGFLGMAIGASLGGLLADRFGRRQVFALTLVVYGLATGASALVGGLALLLLFRFFVGLGLGAELPVASTYVSEFAPARIRGRLVVILEAFWAIGWTAAALIGYLVIPGSESGWRWAFALGALPAVYALVVRWGLPESARWLERRGRVGEADRVVRAFEAGAARDAAGAAGRLPAAQPGAVPSTDAPAATTAGERLRTLWSAEFRVRTACLWLVWFCVNFSYYGAFIWIPTILVAQGYDLVRSFGFTLVITLAQLPGYALAAWLIEVWGRRATLSVFLAGSVVSAILFGTASGEAAVIATGMALSFFNLGAWGALYAVTPEMYPTSLRATGSGWAAGVGRIASIVAPLTVPPMLALGGAPALFVLFAAFFAIAAVAAWGLADRRGRSLDDR; encoded by the coding sequence ATGACGGATGCCACGACCGCCACCATCTCGGAGCGCCTCGACCGACTGCCCTTCACGCGCGGGCACCTTCGCGTCGTGACCGGATCGGGCATCGGCTGGGCCCTGGACGCGATGGACGTCGGGCTCATCTCGTTCATCATCGCGGCCCTCGCCCAGCAGTGGGCGCTGCAGCCGTCCGAGACGGCCTGGATCGCGTCGGTCGGCTTCCTCGGCATGGCGATCGGGGCGAGCCTCGGGGGCCTGCTCGCCGACCGCTTCGGCCGCCGGCAGGTGTTCGCTCTGACGCTCGTCGTCTACGGCCTCGCCACGGGTGCGAGCGCCCTCGTCGGCGGCCTCGCGCTGCTGCTGTTGTTCCGCTTCTTCGTCGGGCTGGGGCTCGGGGCCGAGCTGCCGGTCGCGTCGACGTACGTCAGCGAGTTCGCGCCCGCGCGCATCCGCGGGCGCCTCGTCGTCATTCTCGAGGCCTTCTGGGCGATCGGCTGGACCGCGGCGGCGCTCATCGGCTATCTCGTGATCCCGGGTTCCGAGAGCGGGTGGCGATGGGCCTTCGCACTCGGGGCACTGCCGGCGGTCTATGCCCTCGTCGTGCGGTGGGGACTCCCGGAGTCCGCTCGCTGGCTCGAGCGGCGAGGGCGCGTCGGCGAGGCGGATCGTGTCGTGCGTGCGTTCGAGGCGGGCGCCGCACGGGACGCCGCGGGCGCGGCCGGGCGACTGCCGGCGGCTCAGCCCGGAGCGGTCCCATCGACGGACGCGCCGGCGGCGACGACCGCGGGGGAGCGTCTGCGCACCCTCTGGTCGGCGGAGTTCCGGGTGCGGACGGCGTGCCTGTGGCTGGTGTGGTTCTGCGTCAACTTCTCGTACTACGGGGCCTTCATCTGGATCCCGACGATCCTGGTCGCGCAGGGCTACGACCTCGTGCGGTCGTTCGGATTCACCCTCGTCATCACGCTGGCGCAGCTGCCGGGCTATGCACTGGCCGCCTGGCTCATCGAGGTGTGGGGCCGGCGGGCGACGCTCTCTGTGTTCCTCGCCGGGTCGGTCGTCTCGGCCATCCTCTTCGGCACCGCCTCCGGTGAAGCCGCCGTCATCGCCACCGGGATGGCCCTGTCGTTCTTCAACCTCGGCGCGTGGGGCGCGCTGTACGCCGTCACCCCCGAGATGTACCCGACGTCCCTGCGCGCGACCGGCTCGGGGTGGGCCGCCGGCGTCGGCCGCATCGCGTCGATCGTCGCTCCGCTCACGGTGCCGCCGATGCTCGCACTGGGCGGGGCGCCTGCGCTCTTCGTCCTCTTCGCCGCGTTCTTCGCCATCGCCGCCGTCGCCGCGTGGGGTCTGGCCGACCGGCGGGGCCGATCCCTCGACGACCGCTGA
- a CDS encoding SGNH/GDSL hydrolase family protein, translating to MASVRYVAIGDSFTEGVGDELPDGRVRGWADLVAQGWADSLGEPVEYANLAIRGKLVWPIVDEQLEPALALKPTHLSFNGGGNDMLRPRTSISHVVAAFDRVLQRCDEEGVQLVVLSGANPSAQLPMARVIQRRGDLLSAGVVAKLADRPDVVRALNWPDRELSTAGYWSEDRLHMNARGHHRVAARVLSALGLEPPSAWWSLPTLPDAVRLRNGAYYRDHLGPWVRRRLTRTSSGDGREPKYAVWTAFEPSPV from the coding sequence ATGGCATCCGTTCGATACGTCGCGATCGGCGACTCCTTCACGGAGGGCGTCGGCGATGAGCTTCCCGACGGGCGCGTGCGCGGATGGGCGGACCTCGTCGCGCAGGGCTGGGCGGACAGCCTCGGCGAGCCGGTCGAATACGCGAACCTCGCCATCCGGGGCAAGCTCGTGTGGCCCATCGTCGACGAGCAGCTCGAGCCCGCACTGGCGCTGAAGCCGACGCACCTGTCGTTCAACGGGGGCGGCAACGACATGCTCCGGCCGCGCACGTCGATCTCGCACGTCGTCGCGGCTTTCGACCGGGTCCTCCAGCGCTGCGATGAGGAGGGCGTGCAGCTCGTCGTCCTGTCGGGCGCCAACCCGTCTGCGCAGCTGCCGATGGCGCGCGTCATTCAGCGCCGCGGCGACCTGCTGTCCGCTGGGGTGGTCGCGAAGCTCGCCGATCGCCCCGACGTGGTCCGCGCTCTCAACTGGCCGGATCGGGAGCTGTCCACGGCGGGCTACTGGTCGGAGGACAGGCTCCACATGAACGCGCGCGGCCACCATCGGGTCGCGGCGCGCGTGCTGTCCGCGCTCGGGCTCGAACCCCCGTCAGCCTGGTGGTCGCTGCCGACCCTTCCCGACGCTGTGCGACTGCGCAACGGGGCGTACTACCGCGATCACCTCGGACCGTGGGTGCGTCGACGGCTGACGCGGACCTCGTCGGGCGACGGCCGCGAACCGAAGTACGCCGTCTGGACCGCGTTCGAGCCGTCACCGGTCTGA
- a CDS encoding DUF2087 domain-containing protein: MSDRWRGIVAALLNPDLRAALAEVITDAALPPARRDRALARLTELGLVRDAEGRPVFDDAALRGILAESPPAKPTGPQRYLDASGRIDRYPVRDADRRELLIWVADQAFDDDDVLTEKEVNERLAPFTADVAVLRRYLVDHELIERTRSGSEYARVSDR; encoded by the coding sequence GTGAGCGACCGGTGGCGGGGCATCGTCGCGGCTCTGCTGAACCCGGATCTGCGGGCGGCGCTCGCCGAGGTGATAACGGATGCCGCACTCCCGCCCGCGCGCCGCGACCGGGCGCTCGCGCGGCTGACCGAGCTGGGGCTCGTGCGAGACGCCGAGGGCAGGCCGGTCTTCGATGATGCGGCGCTGCGCGGCATCCTGGCCGAGAGCCCGCCGGCGAAGCCCACGGGTCCACAGCGCTATCTCGACGCGTCCGGGCGGATCGACCGGTATCCCGTGCGGGACGCAGACCGTCGCGAACTGCTGATATGGGTCGCCGACCAGGCGTTCGACGATGACGACGTGCTGACCGAGAAGGAGGTGAACGAGCGCCTCGCTCCGTTCACGGCGGACGTCGCCGTGCTTCGGCGCTACCTCGTCGATCATGAGCTGATCGAGCGCACGCGCTCGGGGTCGGAGTACGCGCGGGTGTCAGACCGGTGA
- a CDS encoding dihydrofolate reductase family protein, translating into MTRLIYNTATTLDGYLADDSDSLEWLFAVPGAAEAESSFPAFLEGIGAMVMGSTTYEWVYAHEGLAEHPERWRSAYGERFVLVLTSRALPVPAGAGVRLFSGAVREAWAELESAAAGRDVWVVGGGDVVGQFADAGLLDEIRVSIAPATLGSGKPLLPRVLGSDRLTLESVRQSGQFAELVYAVGRPA; encoded by the coding sequence ATGACGCGCCTGATCTACAACACGGCGACGACCCTCGACGGGTACCTCGCCGACGACTCCGACTCGCTCGAATGGCTCTTCGCCGTCCCCGGCGCCGCCGAGGCCGAGAGCTCTTTCCCCGCCTTCCTCGAGGGCATCGGCGCGATGGTCATGGGGTCGACCACCTACGAGTGGGTGTACGCCCACGAGGGGCTGGCCGAGCATCCCGAGCGGTGGCGATCCGCCTACGGCGAGCGGTTCGTCCTCGTCCTGACATCCCGCGCCCTGCCGGTCCCCGCGGGTGCCGGCGTCCGGCTCTTCTCCGGAGCGGTGCGCGAGGCGTGGGCTGAGCTCGAGAGCGCCGCGGCGGGCCGTGACGTGTGGGTGGTCGGTGGCGGCGACGTCGTCGGTCAGTTCGCCGACGCGGGGCTTCTCGACGAGATCCGCGTCTCCATCGCGCCCGCCACGCTCGGCTCGGGAAAGCCGCTCCTCCCCCGCGTCCTCGGATCCGATCGCCTGACGCTCGAGTCCGTCCGCCAGTCGGGGCAGTTCGCAGAGCTCGTCTATGCGGTGGGGCGGCCGGCGTGA
- a CDS encoding metalloregulator ArsR/SmtB family transcription factor codes for MQRDIGEDRLSRTFSALADPTRREILRRLAAGEATVGQLAEPFDMTFAAVSKHLRVLEAAGLVTRGKAAQYRPARLDARPLAAASQWIGDYARFWADSLDSYLHALQELTPAEDPHDKENPHG; via the coding sequence ATGCAACGGGATATCGGAGAGGACCGGCTCAGTCGGACCTTCTCCGCGCTCGCGGACCCCACCCGGCGCGAGATCCTGCGTCGTCTCGCGGCCGGCGAGGCCACGGTCGGGCAGCTCGCCGAGCCCTTCGACATGACGTTCGCGGCGGTCTCGAAGCACCTGCGGGTGCTCGAGGCCGCGGGGCTGGTCACGCGAGGGAAAGCGGCGCAGTATCGTCCCGCGCGCCTCGACGCCCGCCCGCTGGCGGCGGCATCGCAGTGGATCGGAGACTATGCCCGGTTCTGGGCGGACTCCCTCGACTCGTACCTCCACGCTCTCCAGGAGCTGACCCCCGCAGAAGACCCTCACGACAAGGAGAACCCCCATGGCTGA
- a CDS encoding SRPBCC domain-containing protein has product MADYFSVSRELTAPRHLVFDALTKPEHFAVWFGTAAVEVPLDSLTMDVRPGGAFRAVMLLPDGNRIQWAGEYVEVDPPAHLAMTLTDNPDEHAGLPVLMDLEEIDGGTRLTISQDRGDFSDEQVAATIAGYNAFMDDIETELARMQKA; this is encoded by the coding sequence ATGGCTGACTACTTCTCGGTCTCGCGCGAGCTGACCGCGCCGCGCCATCTCGTCTTCGACGCCCTCACCAAGCCAGAGCACTTCGCCGTCTGGTTCGGCACCGCGGCCGTGGAGGTGCCGCTGGACTCGCTCACCATGGACGTGCGCCCGGGCGGCGCCTTCCGTGCCGTCATGCTGCTGCCCGACGGCAATCGGATCCAGTGGGCGGGGGAGTACGTCGAGGTCGATCCGCCGGCGCACCTCGCGATGACCCTCACCGACAACCCGGACGAGCACGCGGGCCTGCCGGTGCTCATGGACCTCGAAGAGATCGACGGCGGCACCCGGCTGACGATCAGCCAGGATCGCGGCGACTTCTCCGATGAGCAGGTCGCCGCCACCATCGCGGGGTACAACGCGTTCATGGATGACATCGAGACCGAGCTCGCGCGCATGCAGAAGGCGTGA
- a CDS encoding DUF6458 family protein, protein MSIGAGIVLFVIGAILAFALNVQLDWVNLDLVGYILMAAGVVVVLIGIVLLMRRRRSDVVTRTSVDPAAGEQVTRRTASHPDDAAGL, encoded by the coding sequence ATGAGCATCGGTGCTGGAATCGTCCTCTTCGTGATCGGCGCGATCCTCGCGTTCGCCCTGAACGTCCAGCTGGACTGGGTGAACCTCGACCTCGTCGGCTACATCCTGATGGCAGCCGGTGTCGTGGTCGTCCTCATCGGAATCGTCCTCCTCATGCGGCGCCGCCGCTCCGACGTCGTGACGCGCACGTCGGTCGACCCCGCCGCAGGGGAGCAGGTGACGCGGCGCACCGCGTCGCACCCCGACGACGCCGCAGGCCTCTGA
- a CDS encoding carbohydrate kinase family protein, producing the protein MLTVIGDLLADVVVLGASTLEVGTDNPAVITHTRGGSAANVAAAAARETPTRFIGRVGADAEGDALARALAECGVDVRVQRAGRTGSIVILVDDTAERTMLTDRGAAAELESIENAWLEGSSRLHLPLYGFVGEASRRALLEACRWAHARAIPVSLDLSSVAAMRDLGVDVLGGLLRQVAPDVAFANADEARLLEEVGLRHPGRSVLVVKRGPDPVLLVTTTGTAEVPVEPIGNVVDTTGAGDAFAAGYLAAALAGKTPDQCATAGARSAREALRRPGAI; encoded by the coding sequence ATGCTGACGGTCATCGGGGATCTGCTCGCCGACGTCGTCGTGCTCGGAGCATCGACCCTCGAGGTGGGAACCGACAACCCCGCCGTCATCACGCACACGCGAGGCGGCAGTGCCGCCAACGTCGCTGCCGCCGCGGCGCGCGAGACGCCGACACGATTCATCGGGCGTGTCGGAGCGGATGCCGAAGGCGACGCGCTGGCTCGTGCGCTCGCCGAGTGCGGGGTCGACGTCCGCGTGCAGCGCGCGGGACGCACCGGCTCGATCGTCATCCTCGTCGACGACACCGCGGAGCGCACGATGCTCACCGACCGGGGAGCCGCTGCCGAGCTCGAGAGCATCGAGAACGCATGGCTCGAGGGAAGCAGCCGGCTGCACCTGCCGCTCTACGGATTCGTCGGAGAGGCGTCCCGCCGTGCGCTCCTGGAGGCATGTCGCTGGGCGCATGCGCGGGCGATTCCCGTCAGCCTCGACCTGTCCAGCGTGGCGGCGATGCGGGATCTCGGCGTCGACGTCCTCGGCGGACTGCTGAGGCAGGTCGCCCCCGACGTCGCGTTCGCGAACGCCGACGAGGCCCGGCTCCTCGAAGAGGTGGGGCTGCGGCATCCGGGGCGCTCGGTCCTCGTCGTCAAGCGAGGACCGGACCCGGTGCTCCTGGTCACGACGACCGGCACGGCCGAGGTGCCCGTCGAGCCGATCGGGAATGTGGTCGACACGACCGGAGCCGGAGACGCCTTCGCCGCCGGGTACCTCGCCGCGGCCCTGGCGGGGAAGACGCCGGACCAATGCGCGACGGCCGGCGCACGCTCCGCACGGGAAGCGCTGCGCCGGCCGGGCGCGATCTAG
- a CDS encoding pseudouridine-5'-phosphate glycosidase: MSDGPLGGLVVGDEVREALGSGIPVLALESTIFTHGLPRPRNLEVALDAEERVRAAGVVPATIGVVEGRPTVGLSSAEIERLSHDDRAVKLSLRDLPVAAAKGLSGGTTVAATAFLASRAGVRVFSTGGLGGVHREAQQTFDESADLPTLAALPLVVVSAGVKSILDIPLTLERLETLNLTVVGYRTTDYPGFYIADSGFDVEYSVDSPDEIADVAVARDALGIASTLLVANPVDAERQLPADLHDDVLARALAEAAAQGVSGHDTTPFLLDFMQRETGGRSLDVNVEVYRGNVSLGAAIAAALAARA, from the coding sequence GTGAGCGACGGTCCCCTGGGCGGCCTCGTCGTCGGCGACGAGGTGCGGGAGGCGCTGGGAAGCGGCATCCCGGTCCTCGCCCTCGAATCCACCATCTTCACCCACGGGCTGCCCCGCCCCCGGAATCTGGAGGTGGCGCTCGACGCGGAGGAGCGCGTGCGGGCCGCGGGGGTCGTCCCGGCGACGATCGGCGTCGTGGAGGGGCGCCCGACGGTCGGCCTGTCCTCCGCCGAGATCGAGCGGCTCTCGCACGACGACCGAGCCGTCAAGCTGAGCCTCCGCGACCTTCCCGTGGCGGCGGCGAAGGGGCTCAGCGGGGGGACGACCGTCGCCGCGACGGCCTTCCTCGCCAGCCGCGCCGGTGTGCGCGTCTTCTCCACCGGCGGCCTCGGCGGGGTGCACCGCGAGGCGCAGCAGACGTTCGACGAGTCCGCGGACCTGCCGACTCTCGCCGCGCTGCCGCTCGTCGTCGTCAGTGCCGGGGTCAAATCGATCCTCGACATCCCGCTGACCCTGGAACGTCTCGAGACCCTGAACCTCACGGTGGTGGGCTACCGGACGACCGACTATCCCGGGTTCTACATCGCCGACTCCGGATTCGACGTCGAGTATTCGGTGGACTCCCCCGACGAGATCGCCGACGTCGCCGTCGCGCGCGACGCCCTCGGCATCGCCTCGACGCTCCTCGTCGCCAATCCCGTCGACGCCGAGCGGCAGCTGCCCGCCGACCTGCACGACGACGTGCTCGCGCGTGCCCTCGCCGAAGCGGCGGCTCAGGGCGTGTCGGGGCACGACACGACGCCGTTCCTGCTCGACTTCATGCAGCGCGAGACCGGGGGGCGGAGTCTCGACGTGAACGTCGAGGTCTACCGCGGGAACGTCTCGCTCGGAGCCGCGATCGCCGCCGCTCTCGCGGCGCGCGCCTGA
- a CDS encoding nitroreductase family deazaflavin-dependent oxidoreductase, whose amino-acid sequence MPLQGQYLPSTSEWARRQAEAYEASGGAESAELRGKPVIVLTTVGARTGALRKTALMRVEHEGAYAVVASMGGAPRHPAWYWNLKKNPHVELQDGPDRSDYVARELRGDEYQVWWDRSVQAWPDYASYQKRTERRIPVFLLERVGDGTP is encoded by the coding sequence ATGCCGTTGCAAGGTCAGTACCTGCCCAGCACGTCGGAGTGGGCGCGCCGTCAGGCGGAGGCCTATGAGGCCAGTGGCGGAGCCGAGAGCGCCGAGCTGCGCGGGAAGCCGGTGATCGTCCTCACCACGGTCGGCGCCCGGACGGGCGCGCTGCGCAAGACCGCTCTGATGCGCGTCGAACACGAGGGCGCCTACGCCGTCGTCGCGTCGATGGGCGGAGCGCCGCGGCATCCCGCGTGGTACTGGAACCTCAAGAAGAACCCGCACGTCGAGCTGCAGGACGGTCCCGATAGGAGCGATTACGTCGCGCGCGAGCTCCGCGGCGACGAGTATCAGGTGTGGTGGGACCGGTCCGTCCAGGCGTGGCCCGACTATGCCTCGTATCAGAAGCGCACCGAGCGGCGCATTCCCGTCTTCCTGCTCGAGCGCGTCGGCGACGGCACACCGTGA